A stretch of Rhinoderma darwinii isolate aRhiDar2 chromosome 4, aRhiDar2.hap1, whole genome shotgun sequence DNA encodes these proteins:
- the SST gene encoding somatostatin, translating to MQSCRVRCALTLLSLALALSSISAAPTDPRLRQFLQKSLAAAGKQELAKYFLAELLSEPSQTENEALESDDLPRGPEQDEVRLELERSANSSPALAPRERKAGCKNFFWKTFTSC from the exons ATGCAGTCCTGCCGAGTGCGCTGTGCCCTGACCCTGCTCTCCCTGGCCTTGGCTTTGAGCTCTATCTCAGCTGCACCTACAGACCCGAGACTTCGCCAGTTCCTGCAGAAATCACTTGCAGCAGCAGGGAAACAG GAGTTGGCCAAATACTTTTTGGCAGAGTTGCTATCAGAACCCTCCCAGACAGAAAATGAAGCCTTGGAATCAGACGACCTGCCCAGAGGACCCGAGCAAGATGAAGTAAGATTGGAACTTGaaaggtccgcaaattccagtccAGCTCTGGCACCTCGAGAACGCAAAGCTGGTTGcaagaacttcttctggaaaaccTTCACATCTTGTTAG